One Methanocella sp. DNA window includes the following coding sequences:
- a CDS encoding tautomerase family protein — MPVVDVYMWSGRTPEQKKSIIKGITDVFVKEGVPAGAVTVILHDIPKENWGTAGKCADEA; from the coding sequence ATGCCAGTGGTCGACGTATATATGTGGTCCGGCCGCACGCCGGAGCAGAAGAAGAGCATCATTAAAGGCATCACCGACGTCTTCGTCAAGGAGGGCGTCCCGGCCGGCGCGGTCACCGTCATTCTCCACGATATCCCGAAGGAGAACTGGGGCACGGCCGGCAAGTGCGCCGACGAGGCATAG
- a CDS encoding aminopeptidase, protein MTDIVHQIHDSLKELMDIQAGQKALIVHDEYAREVSKLTKKALELEGVKVFTYKLSEEQRPLKDTPEDLRELIDKIKPDLFFNQLEGFAEETPFRISLHHEESQFGAKVGHSPGVDMGMFEHPMTADFKTMKQRAEALKNKFKSVKSVRLTTPAGTDLSFSIDGRDFNDDITIQPGHMGNLPAGEIWCAPVERSMNGLIVVDGSIGDLGQVREPLYMTVKDGFVTEVKSKDQVLENRVKELIKVDREASLAGEFGIGLNPKARLTGNLLEDEKAGRTLHIAFGNNSDMPGGQNNSQTHRDFLFKAPSIITDSGEVLMKDGEFQGY, encoded by the coding sequence ATGACTGATATTGTTCACCAGATACATGATTCTCTGAAGGAATTAATGGACATTCAAGCGGGCCAGAAAGCCCTGATCGTCCATGATGAGTATGCGCGGGAGGTTAGTAAACTAACGAAGAAGGCCCTGGAACTGGAGGGTGTGAAGGTCTTCACCTATAAGCTGTCCGAAGAGCAGCGGCCGTTGAAGGACACGCCCGAAGATCTGCGGGAGCTGATCGATAAGATCAAGCCGGATTTATTTTTTAATCAGCTGGAGGGCTTTGCCGAGGAAACGCCTTTCCGCATCTCCCTGCACCACGAGGAATCCCAGTTCGGCGCTAAAGTCGGCCACTCGCCCGGCGTCGATATGGGCATGTTCGAGCACCCCATGACGGCCGACTTTAAGACCATGAAGCAGAGGGCCGAGGCGCTGAAGAATAAGTTCAAGAGCGTTAAGTCGGTCAGGCTGACCACGCCGGCCGGTACGGACCTGAGCTTCAGCATCGATGGTCGCGACTTCAACGACGACATCACCATCCAGCCCGGGCACATGGGCAACCTGCCCGCCGGCGAGATCTGGTGCGCGCCCGTCGAGAGGAGCATGAACGGGCTCATAGTGGTCGACGGCAGCATCGGCGACCTGGGGCAGGTCAGGGAGCCCCTTTATATGACCGTCAAGGATGGCTTTGTAACGGAAGTTAAGTCGAAGGATCAAGTGCTTGAAAATCGCGTAAAGGAGCTTATCAAGGTGGACCGCGAAGCGTCGCTCGCCGGCGAGTTCGGCATCGGGCTGAACCCGAAGGCGCGGCTGACGGGTAACTTGCTCGAGGACGAGAAGGCGGGCCGGACGCTGCACATCGCCTTTGGTAACAACTCGGATATGCCGGGCGGGCAGAATAACTCGCAGACGCACCGGGACTTCCTGTTCAAGGCGCCGAGCATCATCACCGACTCCGGCGAAGTGCTGATGAAAGACGGCGAGTTCCAGGGATATTGA
- the xth gene encoding exodeoxyribonuclease III: MRMLCWNVNGLRSVLKKGFIDWLGREDADIVCVQETKAGSVQLPLEITGAPGYHFYCTSPLEKKGYSGVALFTKKAPKSVSYGFGIEKYDSEGRTIIADYGNFVLLNIYFPNGKMSQERLDYKMGFYDAFLDYVDKLKAAGRKIVVCGDVNTAHTELDIARPKENSKKSGFLPMERAWMDRFEEHGFIDTFRIFEKEGGHYTYWDTFTKARERNVGWRIDYFYISENLRNDLKDAFIESDVMGSDHCPVGIDLNV, from the coding sequence ATGCGGATGCTCTGCTGGAACGTGAATGGCCTGCGGTCAGTCCTTAAGAAGGGCTTCATCGACTGGCTCGGCCGGGAGGATGCCGACATCGTCTGTGTCCAGGAAACGAAGGCCGGGTCCGTGCAATTGCCTCTCGAGATCACGGGAGCACCTGGCTATCATTTCTACTGCACGTCCCCGCTCGAAAAGAAAGGCTATAGCGGGGTCGCGCTCTTTACGAAGAAAGCGCCAAAAAGCGTCAGCTATGGCTTCGGGATCGAAAAATATGATAGCGAAGGCCGTACCATCATCGCCGACTACGGAAATTTCGTGTTGCTGAACATCTATTTCCCCAACGGCAAGATGTCTCAGGAGCGGCTGGACTATAAGATGGGGTTCTACGATGCCTTCCTGGATTACGTGGATAAGCTGAAGGCCGCCGGAAGAAAGATCGTCGTCTGCGGCGACGTGAACACGGCCCATACAGAGCTCGACATCGCCCGCCCTAAAGAGAACTCGAAGAAGTCGGGGTTTCTGCCCATGGAGCGCGCATGGATGGACAGGTTCGAGGAGCATGGCTTCATTGATACTTTTCGTATCTTCGAAAAAGAAGGCGGACACTACACCTACTGGGACACTTTCACGAAAGCCCGGGAAAGGAACGTCGGGTGGCGCATCGATTATTTTTATATAAGCGAAAACTTAAGGAATGACCTGAAGGACGCGTTCATAGAATCGGACGTCATGGGCTCCGATCATTGCCCTGTCGGGATCGACCTGAACGTATAG
- a CDS encoding GxxExxY protein: protein IVRRQVKLPIIYDGIEYDEYYTMDMLVNDCIVLELKNVETILPVHKAQLLTYLRLSGFRLGFLINFNESNIGKGITRLIK from the coding sequence TATCGTAAGACGGCAGGTTAAATTACCTATAATATACGACGGCATTGAGTATGACGAATATTACACAATGGATATGCTCGTAAATGATTGTATCGTCCTTGAATTGAAAAATGTTGAAACAATATTACCTGTCCATAAAGCCCAACTATTAACATATCTAAGGCTAAGTGGATTTAGGCTTGGATTCCTGATAAATTTCAACGAGTCAAACATTGGTAAAGGTATCACTAGACTAATAAAATAA